The Streptomyces sp. NBC_00659 genomic interval GCGATCGTCGTCGGCGCGGGCCCCGTGGGCCTGACCGCCGCCCACGAACTCGCCCGCAGGGGAATGTGGGTGCGGCTGGTCGACGCCGCGCCCGGGCCCGCGCGCACCAGCCGCGCCGTGGCCGTGCACCCGCGCAGCCTGGAGACGTTCGCGCAGATGGGCGTCGTCGACGACCTGCTCGCACGGGGACGGCGGAACCGGGCCTTCACCATGTACTCCGGCGGGCACCGGCTGGTGCGGCTGGAGGCCGACTACACGACGATGCCGACCTCCTACCCGTACACGCTGATCGTCCCGCAGACCGAGACCGAGGCCGTGCTGCGCGAGGCCGTGGCCCGGCTCGGCGTCGACATCGAGTGGGGCGTGAAGCTGACCGGGTTCGAGCAGGCCGCGGACGGCGTGTGCGTCCGCCTGCGCGGCGTCGACGGCGTCGAGGAGAGCGTCGAGACCTCGTGGCTGGTCGGCTGCGACGGCGGGCACAGCACCGTGCGCAAGCTGCTCGGCCTGGAACTGATCGGCGAGTCCAGCGAGACGTGGATGCTCGCCGACGCGCCCGTCGACACCGACCTGCCGCCCGACACCATCTACTGGACCCACACCGGCGGGCACGCCCTGATGATGGTGCCCTACGCCCGCGACGGGCAGTGGCGGCTCCTGGACACCGCGCCCGCCGCGGACGGCGGCACGGAACGGCTCGGGGCCAGGCTGTCGGCCGGGCTCGGCCGTGACGTCAAGGTCGGCGAGGCCGAGTGGACGTCCGTGTTCACCTTCCAGCAGCGCATGGTCGAACGGATGCAGCAGGGCCGCGTCTTCGTGGCGGGAGACGCCGCCCATGTGCACAGCCCCGCCTCCGGACAGGGCATGAACACCGGCGTCCAGGAGGCGTACAACCTCGCCTGGAAAATCGCCCAGGTCGACCGGGGCGACGCGGGACCGGCCCTGCTCGACACCTACAGCGAGGAGCGGGTGCCGATCGGCGAGGCCCTGCTCGGCTCCACCCGCACCGCCACCTTCCTCGTCCAGCTCAAGAGCCTGCTGGCCGCGGCGGCGCTGCCGGCCGTCTTCGCCGTCGTACGCGCCGTGCCGCCGCTGCGGCGGGCCATCCAGCGCAAGGTTCTCGGCGGCATGTCCGGCCTGCGCATCGGGTACGGCGCGTCCTCCCTGACCACCGTCGAGGCCTACGAGTACGTCGTCGGCGCCGGACCCGTGGTGATGTCCGTGTCCGTGCCGACCCCCGAACCGGGCCCCGGCCGGCGCATCACGGAGGCGCAGGTCCACCACCCCTCCTCACCCGGCTGCCGCTCCCTGCACGACGAACTGCGCGACCCCCGCTGGACGTTGCTGCTCTCCGAGGGCGGCACCGGGCCCGGTGACACACCCGTCGGCGTCGCCGTGACGGCCGCCGTCCAGTACGGCGAGTGGCTGTCCGTGCGCACGGTGGGCGGCCGGTGCGCCGACGGTCCCGCCCCGCTCGCCGACCCCGACGCCCGGCTGCGCATCGCGCTCGGCCTGGCCCCCGGCTGCTGGGTTCTGGTGCGCCCGGACGGCTATGTCGCCGCGCGCGGTGCCCAGCTGACCCGCACCGCGCTGGACCGGGCCCTCGCCCCGCTGCGCCTGGCCGGCCCGCTCGCCGGGGAGGCCCTGCGCGAACCGGGTCCCGGCCTGCCCACTCCCGTCCACCGCCCGAAGGAGCACTGACCGTGACCGACAACCGGCCCTCCGCGAAGAGGTGCTTGTGATGACGGGTGAGCGCGTGCACCGTACGTCGCACTCGGTCGAGGTGGACGCCCCCGCCGGCGCCGTGTTCGGGCTGATCTCGGACGCGACGCGGTGGCCGCTGTTCTTCCCGGAGAACGTGCACGTGGAACGGCTGGAGTTCGACGGCACGAACGAGCGCCTGCGGATGTGGGCGACGGCCGGCGGCCGGCTCAGGTCGTGGATCTCGCAGCGGGTCCACGATCCCGGGACCCGCTGCGTCGAGTTCCGCCAGACCCACACCCAGCTGCCCGTGACGATGATGCGCGGGACGTGGATCACCGAGGAGCGGGCGGACGGGACGAGCCTGCTGACGCTGCTGCACGACTTCGCGGTGCACGGCGACGCCGCGGGTGACGTGGCGTGGGTGGAGCAGGTCCTCGACCTCAACTCCCGGGCCGAACTGGCGAGTCTGCGGTCCCTCGCGGAGCGGTGGACGCGTTTCGACGACCTCGTGCTGTCCTTCGAGGACACGGTCCGCATCAACGCGCCTGCCGAGCGCGTGTACGACTTCCTGTACCGGGCCGGCGACTGGCCCGAGCTGATTCCGCATGTGGCGCGGCTGGAGCTGACGGAGGACACCCCCGGGGTGCAGGTCATCGCGATGGACACGCTCACGGCGGACGGGGCGGGGCATACGACCGAGTCCGTGCGGATCTGTTTCCCGCACGCGGGGCGGATCGTCTACAAGCAGACCACCACTCCCGCGCTGATGGAGGCGCACACCGGGGAGTGGAACGTCGTGTCCGACGAGAACGGCCTGGCCGTGGTCGCGCAGCACAGCGTGGTGCTGCGCGAGGACGCCGTGGAGCAGGTGCTGGGGGCCGGTGCGGACCTCGCCCGGGCCCGCCGCCATGTGAGGGAGGCCCTCGGACGCAACTCCACCGCGACGCTGCACACGGTCCGCCGGTACGCGGAGTGCGTCACCCGGGCGCGGTGAGGGCTCCCGCCCGCGCCGCCGGCCGGGCCTGAGCCGAGGCTGCCGTGACTCCCCGAAGGGACGCGGCAGCCTTTTTTCACGGGTGGAGCCGGAGTCGGGAAACGGTCGCGGAACCGCGGTGTCCCGCATGAGCCACGCTCGGGAAACCGTCAAGAAAAAACCGACTGCGCGGTCTGTTCGGCGGGTTTTCGTGAACACCCCGCACCGCCGCCCCGGATTCCTGGACCGCATCTCGAGCGCTGCTCCAGTGCGCCGCGAGCAGCCGCCGTCAGCGTCGAGCGTAGGTACGCGACAGACAGGTACCGCGACGAAGGAGCTGACCACCGCCGCCATGACCACCACCGCCGAGACCGTATACGCAGCCGGCGCCGGACCCGGCCGCTGGGAGACGGACGCGCTCGCGCGCGCCGCGCGGCTCGAGGCCCTGCTCGGCGATCCGCACGACCCCGCCAACCCGCACGGTCTGCGCGCCCTGTTCGCCGCCGACGACCGGCGCACCCCGCCCGCCGCGACCGAGGCCCTGCTCGCCGAGTCCGGCCTGGGCGCGGAGTTCGTACCCGCCGAGTACGGCGGGCGGCTCACCCGGGCCGATCTGCTCGCCCGCACCCTGCGCCCCGTCTTCCGGCGCGATGTCGCACTCGGCTTCGGGTACGGCATCACCTCGCTGTTCGCGACCGGCGCGGTCTGGGCCGCCGGCAGCACACGCCAGCGCCGTGACCTCGCGGACCTGCTGCTCGACGGCGGCCGTGGCACGATCCTCCATCATGAACTCGCCCACGCGAACGCCATCCTGAGGGACGAGTTCACCGCCCGGCCGACGCCGGAGGGCGGACGCCGGCTGTACGGCCGCAAGGATCTGATCATCAACGCGGCGCGCGCCGACGCCCAGGTCGTCTACGCCCGCACCGACGCCGCGCGCGGACCCAACAGCCACTCCGTCTTCCTCCTCGACCCGGCGCGGGCACAGACCGGAACGATGCGGCACCTGCCGCGGATCGAGACCCCGGGCATGCGCGGAGCGCTCTTCTCCGGGCTGGAGTTCGACGGCCGCTCACTGCCCGAGGACGCGCTCGTCGGCCGCGTGGGCGAAGGCGTCGCGCTCGCCCTGCGCACCTTCCAGGTCAACCGCAGCGTGATCTGCGGGGTCGTCACCGCGGCCGCCGACACCGTCCTGCACTCCGCGGTCCGGGCCGCGACCACCGGGCGCACCGGCCCCGTCGCCCGCCGCTGGCACAAGCCGCTCACCGGGGTCTTCGCCGATCTGCTGGCCTGCGACAGCATGGCCACCGTCGCCCTGCGCGCGCTGGGCCTGCTGCCCGACCGGGCCCATGTGACGGCCGCCGCCGTCAAATACGTGGTGCCCGGCCTGCTCCGGGAGAACCTGGAGGAACTCGCCACCGTGCTGGGTGCCCGCGGCTACGAACACGGCAGCCCGCAGTACGGCGCCCTCGACAAGCTCGTACGGGACCTGCCGGTCGCCGGGCTCGGCCACGCGGGCACCGCCGCCTGCCAGGCGGTGATCGTGCCGCAGCTGCGCCACCTCGCCGAGAGCGCCTGGTTCGCCGAGGACGAGCCGCCGCCGGAGCTGTTCCGCAAGGGCGCCGAACTGCCCCCGCTCGACTACCGGCTGCTGGGCATCGCGGGCGGCGGCGACTTCATGGCCGCCTCCCTCATCGGGTCGGCCGGCCGGCTCGCCCCCTCCCGCGGCGTCGGCGGCCAGATCACCGCGCTCGCGGAACTCGCCGAGGCGTTCGTCGCCGAACTGCGAGCACTGCGCGCGACCTGCCGGCTGCTCCCGCCGTCCGGGGCCTCGGCGTTCGGCGATCCCGCGATGTGCGTGCTCAGCGACCGCTACAGCCTGATCACCGCCGCCGCGGCGGTCCTGGGCATCTGGGAGGGCCAGGACGGCACGGATCCCTTCCTCGCCGACGCGGCGTGGGCGGTGCTCGCCCTGTCCCGGATCGGCGAGCGGCTCGGCATCCCGGTGCCCGACCTGCCCGACGGCTGCACGGCACACCTGCTGGACGAACTGATCCGCCGATACCGGGCCGGCCTCAGCTGCGACCTGGACGCCACACCGCTCGCGCAGTGAGA includes:
- a CDS encoding FAD-dependent oxidoreductase, which encodes MHDLDRPRAIVVGAGPVGLTAAHELARRGMWVRLVDAAPGPARTSRAVAVHPRSLETFAQMGVVDDLLARGRRNRAFTMYSGGHRLVRLEADYTTMPTSYPYTLIVPQTETEAVLREAVARLGVDIEWGVKLTGFEQAADGVCVRLRGVDGVEESVETSWLVGCDGGHSTVRKLLGLELIGESSETWMLADAPVDTDLPPDTIYWTHTGGHALMMVPYARDGQWRLLDTAPAADGGTERLGARLSAGLGRDVKVGEAEWTSVFTFQQRMVERMQQGRVFVAGDAAHVHSPASGQGMNTGVQEAYNLAWKIAQVDRGDAGPALLDTYSEERVPIGEALLGSTRTATFLVQLKSLLAAAALPAVFAVVRAVPPLRRAIQRKVLGGMSGLRIGYGASSLTTVEAYEYVVGAGPVVMSVSVPTPEPGPGRRITEAQVHHPSSPGCRSLHDELRDPRWTLLLSEGGTGPGDTPVGVAVTAAVQYGEWLSVRTVGGRCADGPAPLADPDARLRIALGLAPGCWVLVRPDGYVAARGAQLTRTALDRALAPLRLAGPLAGEALREPGPGLPTPVHRPKEH
- a CDS encoding aromatase/cyclase, which produces MTGERVHRTSHSVEVDAPAGAVFGLISDATRWPLFFPENVHVERLEFDGTNERLRMWATAGGRLRSWISQRVHDPGTRCVEFRQTHTQLPVTMMRGTWITEERADGTSLLTLLHDFAVHGDAAGDVAWVEQVLDLNSRAELASLRSLAERWTRFDDLVLSFEDTVRINAPAERVYDFLYRAGDWPELIPHVARLELTEDTPGVQVIAMDTLTADGAGHTTESVRICFPHAGRIVYKQTTTPALMEAHTGEWNVVSDENGLAVVAQHSVVLREDAVEQVLGAGADLARARRHVREALGRNSTATLHTVRRYAECVTRAR
- a CDS encoding acyl-CoA dehydrogenase, with the translated sequence MTTTAETVYAAGAGPGRWETDALARAARLEALLGDPHDPANPHGLRALFAADDRRTPPAATEALLAESGLGAEFVPAEYGGRLTRADLLARTLRPVFRRDVALGFGYGITSLFATGAVWAAGSTRQRRDLADLLLDGGRGTILHHELAHANAILRDEFTARPTPEGGRRLYGRKDLIINAARADAQVVYARTDAARGPNSHSVFLLDPARAQTGTMRHLPRIETPGMRGALFSGLEFDGRSLPEDALVGRVGEGVALALRTFQVNRSVICGVVTAAADTVLHSAVRAATTGRTGPVARRWHKPLTGVFADLLACDSMATVALRALGLLPDRAHVTAAAVKYVVPGLLRENLEELATVLGARGYEHGSPQYGALDKLVRDLPVAGLGHAGTAACQAVIVPQLRHLAESAWFAEDEPPPELFRKGAELPPLDYRLLGIAGGGDFMAASLIGSAGRLAPSRGVGGQITALAELAEAFVAELRALRATCRLLPPSGASAFGDPAMCVLSDRYSLITAAAAVLGIWEGQDGTDPFLADAAWAVLALSRIGERLGIPVPDLPDGCTAHLLDELIRRYRAGLSCDLDATPLAQ